From the genome of Coleofasciculaceae cyanobacterium:
TTGAACCAAAGAAACACTAAGTTGACGACAAATATGAGTATTTTTCAGCAAATTTTAAGTGCGATCGACAACCCCGAACAAGAAGCCAACACTAATCAACTAAGTTCAATCTTCGATACGGTACAGCAGTTAAGCGGAAATTATCAGGCGAATCCTAGCGCGGTACAGTCAGCAATGTCCATCGTGGGCAACTATACCAAATCGGCATTACAACAACAGCGTCGTCAAGGTGGTACGGCTCAGGTAAATCAGCTGATCGAACGGTTTGGTGGTACTCAGGCTAGCCCTCAAGTTTTATCTACTTTGTTTGGTAGTTCTCAGCTACAGGAGATGATTCTGCAAATTAGCCGTCGCACTGGTTTAAATTCTCAGACAATTCAGGCAATGCTGCCCATTTTAGTTCCTTTGGTCTTAAATTTCCTAAGAACAGGTAACAACAAAAGAAATGTACAGGGGAGTAATCCTGTTTTAAATAGCTTTTTGGATTCTGACGGTGATGGTGATGTCGATTTAAACGACATGATGAACATGGCATCCCGCCATCTTGGTCGTTAGAATTAATAATTGCTTTGCTACGACGAGATAAGAAGGCTTATCCTCTGATTCATTCTGTATAAAAGTCCCCTAAAGGATATGCCCGTGCATGATATGCCCTAAAGGACTAGCTGAGTCTTCGACTTGCTACGCAATCGCGTCGCGAAGCGGTATGCTTTAGCATTTGCGTAGCTTATCATGCACGGGCAAACGCGTCCTAAAGGATACCGCTTCGCATATCGCACAGATGTAGCCGTCAGGCTTCTCGAAGAGTACGCAGATGAACGCAGATGAAAACAGATGGTTGATTTACTTGCCAACCAGGTTTTAGTTTTTGGTCAGTTAGCTGATTTTCCAGCTAATGCGCGAGAACTGGTTTTAATTGCTTTAATTACCAAACCCTTGGGGCTGAAGTAATAAGTAATTAGGAAAGAAACTCGCTACTTGCTACTGGCTACTCGCTACTCGTGAATTTCCGTTCGGTCACTAAAGTACAGCTAACCCAGTTACCTTTTTCGTTATAGCTGCGGATAATTCTCTGCCTGAGGTTAGGTTGAAGCAGCCAGCCCATTTCTAAAACAAAATTGTGACCTAGCTTAACCTCCAGAGGGCAGTTGCAGGATGCACCGTCAGGAAGCAACATAATTTGAGTTGGTAAATCACTGTTGTCAAACAATAATTTGCTGCCGTCTATTCTGGCACTAGAGCTGATAGTTTGATTGCCAAAGGATAAGCTTTGCTTAATATAGTTACTATTTTTTTGTTCAATCTGTAGATGGCTAGTAAACCTGCTTGGCTCTCTAAGATCTGCATATAAAGTAATCGCATCTCCCTGCCATGTTCCTAATAGGCTATCTAAGGTTAAGGTTGGTCTTTCTGGCACTTTACTATCAGGTAATTTTTCTCTGATTAGCACTACCCTTTCTAGTTGAGAAGAAGTGTTATAAAGTTCCACCATCCTTAGTCTACGAGAACCATCGCCAACCTGATTATCAATTAAGCCAAATTCAGCACCAAAGGTACTATAAGGGCCCCACTGCATACTTCCTTGAGAAAAAGCACCGTTCTCAAAAAATAAGATGCTGCGGTTAAGCGAATCATAGTCCACCACTACATCGCGAGTAGGCTCATCTGGTGGTAGATAACGAACTACCTGATGAACGTTTTGATTGTGGTTAAGTCCTTCAAGAGTTACTAAGGTAGGAGTATCGACTGTTTCTTCTCCTTGAGGCGAGAAACGAGTAAATGAGCCATGCCATTGACCTAAATTTTTGAGAAAGCAATCCCATTGTGCCAGCATATATTTCCGCGATCGAGGTAAAGTAGGCAATAAGGCTTACCAGTTTTTGATTGAGTTAAAACCAAGCTTTGCCTAGCTGATTGAGTACTAGTTAATAATTTTACT
Proteins encoded in this window:
- a CDS encoding DUF3598 family protein — translated: MPTLPRSRKYMLAQWDCFLKNLGQWHGSFTRFSPQGEETVDTPTLVTLEGLNHNQNVHQVVRYLPPDEPTRDVVVDYDSLNRSILFFENGAFSQGSMQWGPYSTFGAEFGLIDNQVGDGSRRLRMVELYNTSSQLERVVLIREKLPDSKVPERPTLTLDSLLGTWQGDAITLYADLREPSRFTSHLQIEQKNSNYIKQSLSFGNQTISSSARIDGSKLLFDNSDLPTQIMLLPDGASCNCPLEVKLGHNFVLEMGWLLQPNLRQRIIRSYNEKGNWVSCTLVTERKFTSSE
- a CDS encoding DUF937 domain-containing protein; its protein translation is MSIFQQILSAIDNPEQEANTNQLSSIFDTVQQLSGNYQANPSAVQSAMSIVGNYTKSALQQQRRQGGTAQVNQLIERFGGTQASPQVLSTLFGSSQLQEMILQISRRTGLNSQTIQAMLPILVPLVLNFLRTGNNKRNVQGSNPVLNSFLDSDGDGDVDLNDMMNMASRHLGR